GAACCCCTTATATTCAGCAGAGTAGTTTATCTTGCAGCTCCCCATGTTGAACTTCAAGTTATTTCCTTACCATCTGGATTGTCTATTTACTTTCTGAAGTAGCAATTGAGGAGGAACAGTCAGTGAGGCTTGAACCAATGTTACAGTATAAGTGCACTAGGGGCCCAGACCTCTTGGCAAAGGTCATATCTGAGGATTCTATACCAATAGTCACTTTttccatcccccttcctctccctaggTTTCTCCCTCGCCGGCCCCTCCACCACTCCCCGCAAGCGACAGGTGCGATTCTCCGCCCGCCACGACATCCTGCTGCTCCGTGAGGTCATTGCTCAGAACCCGTTCTGTTCCAAGGAGTCAGGTCGTATCTGGGCCCGTGTCGGGGAGATCATCACTGCTGCCCTGCAGGACGAGAGCTTCGAGGTGGACGCCCGGCGTTGCAGGGAGAGGACCATGCTGCTGCTGGACTACTACAAGAAGCAGGACTTCCCCAGCCTACGCAGGTTGGTCAAGACTGTCCAGAAGTTGACATTAGACATACATATGCTTAATAGGAGGAATGTATTAGAAGCTGATACCCaaccttgtgtgtttgtgtctgttcaTGCTTATGTGCCTGTATGTAATTCAGGTTTGGGACAGAGAGGCTGTATGCCCAGAAAGAAGACCTACTCCATGAGGTGTTGGAGCTGGAGGCAGAGAAGGGTCTTCTGGCCAGCGGGGAGAGTAAGTACCAGGATGAGGAACTCAGGAAACGAGCCTTGGAAGAGCTGGCTAGTCAACCAGAGCAGGACAAACCCATCATTATCTCCACACAAACAGGACAACCCAAAGGTAAGAACCCCATCCAAGTCTGTTTAGATCTGTGAGGTGAGAGAATAACTTGTAGATCTGTGATTATATTCAAATGGAGGAAGGAAATAGGACACACATCTGAAGAGATTACTGTTATTATAGCACTACTTTGACCAAACCAGTGGTTCCCCTGCAATTGCTTAGAATGCCCTGCCCTTGCCCCGCCTAAAAcagttgtctctgtgtgtgctggTAC
This Oncorhynchus tshawytscha isolate Ot180627B linkage group LG32, Otsh_v2.0, whole genome shotgun sequence DNA region includes the following protein-coding sequences:
- the si:dkey-45d16.4 gene encoding scaffold attachment factor B1 — encoded protein: MERVVGMANNGGFSLAGPSTTPRKRQVRFSARHDILLLREVIAQNPFCSKESGRIWARVGEIITAALQDESFEVDARRCRERTMLLLDYYKKQDFPSLRRFGTERLYAQKEDLLHEVLELEAEKGLLASGESKYQDEELRKRALEELASQPEQDKPIIISTQTGQPKVPTTPEPEEQQENLAELSLVSAAPMAKQPCQCCCQTYSEILSFLEKRSEAEQRLREEELLLRREELEIQRSKITLERERLGAERKERERRFELESQERQVILDLLKEKVLKG